The Ignavibacteriales bacterium sequence GGCGAATGATTTTGCAAATCTTTATCCTAAAAAAATAACTTTTATTCGCGGCGGAATGATGACGGCTATACTTGGTATTGTCATAATGCCGTGGAAATTATTATCGGACTATAGTGCATACATATTCGGCTGGCTGGTTGGGTATTCTGGATTCTTGGGACCGATTGCAGGTATTTTGATTTGCGACTATTTTCTCATTAAGAAAAAAAAATTAAATGTTCTCGATTTATATAAAAGAAATGGAGAATACGAATTTTCGAACGGGTTTAATCTTAAGGCAATCTATAGTCTGCTGGCGGGAATTTTTGTAGCTCTAATCGGTCTATTGGTTCCTTCACTAAGATTTTTATATGATTATTCTTGGTTTGTTGGTTTTGCCGTTTCATTTATTCTTTATTTAGTTCTTATGAGGAAGAGTTAAGAATTCGTTATAAATTTAAAAATGGACTAAATGACTTAAAGGATTCATTTCGTTAAACTAGTTAGGTTTTTGGAAAATAAATTCATTAAGAATTACTAAAATGTTTTTTGTTTAAAAAAACAATAAGTTTAATGGTAATTAAAACGGATGATCTTCTGCTTTATTAGTTTTAGAGAGTCATGTGAAAAAAATATCGCCATTATTAGAATCATCAAATATTTCCCCTAAGAAAATTCTATATATTTCCTTAACCATTACCTCTTTAATAATTTTTGTTTTTGGATATTTTATTTGGAGTTCAAATATAGATTTTCAAAAATTTGTCAATGTAGATCAAAATTTGAATAATCTTACCGGAAAGATTTTTTATCTAGACGAAGTATTAACTATGTCTGCCCGTTTAGCTGCAGCCTCTGGTGATTTAAAATGGGAAAAACGTTATAGAGAATTTGAACCACAGTTAGACTCAGCGATTAAAGTGTTGAAATCATTAGCTCCAAATGCATTTATAACGGAAGGAGCCGGACGTACAGATAGCGCAAATGTTAGATTAGTAGAAATGGAAAATGAATCATTTAAAATGGTGAGTGAGGGTTCTCTTTCGAAAGCGGCTGGTATATTATCTAGTGAGGAATATAATAGAGAAAAAAATATCTATCATGAGGGGCTTGAAAAAGTTATCAATAATCTTAGGGAAAGAACTGAAACTTCAATTGATAATAACCGCATTAGGTATCAGTGGGCCCTGGTATTTATTATTATATCATTAATTACACTTATATTCGTATGGCTTGGTTCAATGGGTGTTATGAAGAGATATCTTACTCAAAGCAAACGAATTGAAAAAGCATTGAAAGAAAACGAACAAACTTACCGTACAATATTCGAAAGCTCTGCCGATGGAATGTTTTTGATGACAGATGTTTTCCGAGATTGCAACAATGCTGTTTGTAAATTATTTAAATGCAAAAAAGAAGATATTATTGGTCATTCTCCCGCAAGTTTTTCACCGGATATTCAGCCGGATGGTAAGAATTCTTTTTATTCCGCAAGTGAAAAGATAGAAGCAGCATTAAATGGATTTCCTCAACGGTTTTATTGGCAGCATAAAACGAAAGATAATACTCTTTTTGATGCCGAAGTCTCTTTGAATGCGGTTATAATCCGTGGTGAAAATTTAATTCAAGCTGTTGTTAGAGATATTTCTGAACGGAAAAAATCAGAAAAAATTCAAGAAGTGCTTTTTGAAATATCTGAAGCCGCCTACAGCGCTTCGGACATGTATTCATTATATAAAAAAATTCACGCAGTGGTTGGAACGTTAATGTCGAGCAAGAATTTTTATATTGCTCTCTACGATGAAAAAACCGGTATGATTGAGTTTCCTTATTCCATTGATGAATTTGATCCGCCAAGACCAACTAGAAAATTTGGTACAGGTTTAACGGAATATGTTTTGCGGACGGGTCAAGCCGCTCTTCTAAATCAACAGAAAGATTTGGAATTGAGAAAGAAGGGAGAAGTTGGATTGAGCGGATCGCCAGCTGCTATATGGTTGGGAGTACCTTTAAAGATCGGAGGCAAATCCATTGGTGTTATAACAGTACAAGATTATGAAAATGAAAAAGCTTACGGTGAAGAAGAGATGCAGTTGTTAATTTTTGTTTCAGAACAGATTGCACAGGTAATTGAACGGAAAAGAAATTCTTATGCGATAAAAAAATATACAGATGAGCTTAAACAACTGAATCAAACCAAAGATAAATTTTTCTCGATCATTGCGCACGATCTTAAAAATCCTTTTATAACAATTCTTGGCTTTTCAGATTTACTCCAATCAGATTATGATGAGCTTTCGGACGATGAGAGAAAATTTTACATCCATGAGATGAAAAAATCAGCCGAAATTTCCTATCATCTTCTCCAAAATTTACTTCATTGGTCGCGCGCGCAAACAGGCAGGATTGAACTAAATCCGCAAAAGCTTGAGTTAATAAAAATAATTAATGAAAATTTCCTTCTATTAATAAAGACCGCGGAAAAAAAACAAATCAAGCTTTTACAGGAAGTTCCAGATGATTTATTTATACTGGCAGATGTGGATATGATGAATTCAATTATGCGGAATCTTTTGACTAATGCGATAAAATTCAGCCACAAAGGAGGAACCATTAAAGTAAATGCCGGGGTAGAAGAGAATTTCGTAGAAATCACGGTCACTGATAACGGGATTGGAATGAACCCAGCGACTATCGACAACCTTTTCAAGCTGGATTGTACGCAATCAACTAGTGGTACTGAAAACGAACTTGGCACCGGATTGGGATTAATTTTGTGTAAAGAATTTGTTGAAAGGAACGGAGGAAAGATAAGGGTTACAAGCGAAGTTGGTAAAGGAAGCAAATTTATATTCACACTTCCGTTAATTTGAAATCGTATTTAATGACTTCGTTTATTATATCTTACTGGTATTCTATTTCTCAATTTTATATTCTGTAACAATTTTTACGCGAGAATGTCATGAGCAATGAAAAATTATTTGAAGACGAAACAAAAAGCAAACTTGAACTTATTAAAGAGCTCAAAACACTTCAGTCCGAGATGAAGCTAATTGAAGCGAATCTGTTTAAAAACGGGAATAAAATTGAGCTTGCAGAGAACGAAAAACGCTACCGTACTCTTTTTGAAAATGCTCCTGTTGGAATAGTTATGCTGGATCAAAATGACAGGGTATTGCAAATCAATAAAACATTTGAAACGATTTTTCAATACTCACTTGATGAAATTCACGGTCACTACATTAATGATTTTATAATTCCCGATTCAAAAGTTGAAGAAGCTAAAACTCTCTCCTTCAATACGCTGCAGAAGATAGGCGCTAATAAAGAAACAATTAGAAAAAGAAAAGACGGAAGTTTTGTCCCGGTGCAAGTATTAGGCGTCCCTATAGAAATTAACGATACACTAATCGGCATTTATGGAATGTATGTTGATATTACAGAAAGGAAGCAGACTGAAGAGAGACTTTTAAAACTAAATCGAATCTATGAAGTAACGAGCAACATTAACACAACCATTGTACATACATCGGATCAGAAATCATTATTTGATGAAGTTTGCAGAATTGCAGTTGATGATGGAAAGTTTATAATGGCCATGATAGGATTGATCGATGAAGAATCTAAAAATATTATAAACGTCGCACACAATGGATTTACCGGCGATTATGTAAAAAATATGAATATTAATTTGAAAGATAAAAAATATAGAGACTGTCCAACAAATATTGCCGTGGAAACAAAAGAATACTGTGTCTGTAATAATATTGAAACCGATGTAAGAATGAAACTTTGGAGCGCACTTGCGCTTAAGAATGGCTACCAATCTTTTTGTACAATACCGCTTATAGTGTTTGAAAAAGTGTATGGTGTTATTTATTTATTTAGTGAACAGAAATATTTCTTTGACGAAGAAGAAATGCGCTTGCTGGAAGAAATGGCAATGGATGTCTCTTACTGCATCGAAAATATTTATAATGAAAAGAAACGAAAAAAAGCCGAAGAACAAATTTTGCTTGCAAAAGATAAAGCGGAAGAAGCAAATAGATTAAAAAATAGTTTTCTCGCAAGAATGTCTCACGAATTTAGGACGCCTCTAAATGTTATTCTCGGCAGCTGCAATATTATTAATGAAACATACTATAAGTCGGCTACTGTGGAAACCAGAACAATTTTTGATACGATCGATGAAGAATGTTTGAGACTTCTTACGACTATGACCGAGATATTTGATATCTCAAGTATTGAATCGGGGAATTTTAAGATTGATCTTAAACCTATATCTCTTAATATGGCTGTTAAATTAAGCTGCCAAAATTTGAAAATTATGGCCGATAAGAAAAAATTAAATGTTGTAATGGAATTCCCGGATCCTGAAATTATTGTTAAAGGAGATGAATACTGTCTGCATGGAGTTGTATTTAATCTTTTACATAATGCAATTAAGTTCAGTAATAAAGGGACAATCAAGATTACGGTTAGATATGATAATCAAAATGGATTCTGCTCGATCTCCGACGAAGGATTAGGTATGTCTGAAAATTATCAAAAACATTTATTCGAAATGTTTAGTCAAGAAGATGTAGGATATTCACGCCCGTTCGAAGGAACCGGATTAGGATTAGCGCTCACTAAAAAATATATAGAATTGATGTTTGGTGATCTGGAAATAGACAGCAAAAAAAATGTTGGGACTACTGTCGAATTTAAAATTCCCTTGTTCAAGTAAAAGTTAAAAATATCTATAAGGTAACATCCATATAGAAAAATACACATGCCAATCGAAGATCAAAGACCCTTCCTTACCAACATATTTCAATACCAAAATCCTTAAACGGGATTTGTTTTCATCATCTGTTTCATAAAGAATTATATGAGGAGAATATTTTTTATCACTTATTCTGAATAAATAATTAATTTACAGTAGTTCATATCAATCAATAAAACAGAATTTCAATATTTCAAGGATTATAAATGAAAAAAGTAGTGATAACACATGCAAAAAGAACTCCGGTTGGAGCGTTTAATGGCGCTTTAAGTTCTCTTTCCGCCCCCCAACTTGGCAGCATAGTAATAAAATCACTTTTGGATGAATCGAAAATCGCACCGGAAATAATCAATGAAGTAATTATGGGAAATGTAATTACCGCAGGTTTAGGACAAGCTCCGGCACGTCAAGCAGCGCTCTATGCAAGTCTTCCGGAAAAGGTGGAATGCTTAACTATAAATAAAATGTGCGGCAGCGGTTTGAAAGCAATTATGCTTGCACATCAGTCAATAATGTGTGGTGATGCAGATATAATTATCGCCGGCGGAATGGAAAGCATGTCTAACGCTCCCTACTTATTGCAGAATGCACGTAACGGTTATCGTTTAGGCAACTCTACAATTTTAGATTCAATTTTGGTTGATGGTCTTACAGATGTTTATAATAATATTCACATGGGCAACTGTGCCGAATCTTGTGCAAAGGATTTCAATTTTACAAGAGAACAATTGGATGAATTTGCAGTTCTTTCATACCAAAGAGCTATTAGTGCACAAAAGGAAGGTCGCTTTGTTGATGAAATTGTTGGTGTGAAAATAAAATCGAAAGGCGGAGAAGTAGTTGTCTCCAATGATGAAGAACCGGGAAAAGTTAATTTTGAAAAGATCTCTACTCTGCGCCCCGCATTCGATAAAAACGGAGTTGTTACTGCGGCGAATTCATCCAAACTTAATGATGGCGCTGCGGCGGTTTTAATTATGAGCGAAGAGAAATCAAAAGAATTGGGTTATAAACCATTAGTAGAAATTATTGCACAAAGCTCTGCGGCAAAAGCTCCTATACAATTTACAACTGCACCGGCTGATGCAATTAATAAAGTGCTAAGTAAAGCAAAGTTGAAATTGACCGATATTGACTTATTCGAAATTAACGAGGCTTTCGCCGTAGTATCATTAGCGGTCAGTAAATTATTGGGATTAACTACAGAAAATGTAAATGTAAATGGCGGTGCCATTGCTCTTGGTCATCCAATTGGCGCAAGCGGTGCAAGAATAATGACAACTCTTCTGTACGAGATGAAACGAAGAAATTCGAAATACGGATTAGCATCACTTTGTATCGGCGGCGGTGAAGCTTCTGCCGTTATTGTTAAACGTTACGAATAAAAATAGATGAATAAAGTAGCTTGACACAAAGATTACGATCTTTGTTTACTCTTTATTTTATAGGAATAAGAAAATTAAAATTGTTGCCGATAATAAGATTCCATTTCTGAAAGGTGTTTTAGAACCTTATGCAAATGTTATTTATTTGCCTCCTAAAGAAATTACAAATGAAAACATTAAAGATGCGGACGCATTATTAATCAGAACTAGAACAATATGCGATTCTAAATTATTGGATGGAACCGATGTTAAGTTTATCGGAACAGCAACAATTGGTTACGATCATATTGACACGGCATATTGCGGCTCGAAAAATATAAGATGGATTAACGCTCCGGGTTGTAATTCATCATCGGTTATGCAATATATAGCTTCTGCTTTGTTAACGCTCACCGAAAAAGAAAAGTATAATCTTCATGAAATGACAATCGGTATTGTTGGTGTCGGCAACGTAGGAAGTAAAGTTGCGCGGTTATCTAAAGCATTAGGAATGAATGTTTTTTTAAATGACCCGCCGAGAGAAAGAGAGGAAGGAAACGGAAAATTTGTTTCGCTTGATGAACTTATTATTCAAAGCAACATCATCACATTCCACACTCCGTTAATCAAAGAGGGTTTGGATAAGACATATCATATTGCTGATGATTTATTCTTTGGCAAATTGAATGAAAAAAAAATATTATTCAATACATCACGTGGTGAAGTAGTAGACTCATCTGCATTAAAGAGTGCGATCAAAAATAAAATTATCGTCAATTCTGTTATTGATGTTTGGGAACATGAGCCCAATATTGATCTAGATTTATTGAACTTGGTGGATATAGCTACACCTCATATCGCAGGATATTCAGCGGATGGCAAAGCAAACGGAACCGCAACTTGTGTAAGAGAAATTAGCTCTTTCTTTAATTTAGGTATTAGTAAAGAATGGTATCCTTCTTCAATGCCTCTTCCCAGTAATCCTAATGAATTAACAATTGATTGCCAAGGAAAAACAAATCAAGAGATTATTAAGGAAGTTATTCTTTCAACATATGAAATCTCAAAGGATGATGATACTTTTCGTAAATCTACTGATACATTTGAAAAGCAAAGAGGTGAGTATCCGGTACGCCGTGAATTCCCATTTTACCGGATCAAATTATTAAACAGCACTCAAGATTTAAATATGACATTAACCGATCTTGGTTTTAATTTAGTAACGTAGTTCAAAAAAATATCAACTATGCTCTCTTCAAAATAAGGTGAAAACTGAAAATGCAAACAAACATTACAAAACTTGCCGCAAACACGATTAGAATACTTGCCGCTGAAGGTGTACAAAAAGCTAACTCAGGTCATCCCGGAATGCCGATGGGAATGGCTGATGTTGCCGTAATTCTTTATAGTGAATTTTTAAAACACAATCCCGACGAACCAAAATGGGCGAACAGAGATCGGTTTGTACTTTCTGCAGGTCACGGATCGATGTTGTTATACTCCCTTCTTTACATTAGCGGTTATGCGGTTACACTGGACGATCTAAAATCATTCCGGCAGTGGGGAAGCAGAACTCCCGGACATCCGGAATATGGTCATTTACCAGGAGTTGAAACTACAACCGGTCCTCTTGGACAGGGATTAGCCAACGGAATTGGAATGGCTATTGCTGCCAAGATGACTTCGGCAAGATTTAATGACGATAAAAATCAATTGCTCGGCAATCATTACGTCTATGGAATTGTCAGCGACGGCGATTTGATGGAAGGAATTTCTCACGAAGCGGCATCTATAGCCGGTCATTTGGGATTAGGAAACATAATTTATTTCTATGATGACAACAGCATCACTATTGAAGGTAAAACAAATCTAACTTTTACGGATGATACATCAAAAAGATTTGAAGCTTACGGATGGCAGACAATAGAAACAAGTGCTTATGATCATGAAGGAATTCGTAACGCAATTAAAATCGCCCAGGACGAAAAAGGAAAACCAACTTTAATAATTACTAAGTCTCACATCGGTTTTGGAAGTCCTCATAAAGTTGATACACCCGAAGTCCATGGCTCTCCTCTAGGTAAAGATGAATTAATAGAAACAAAAAAGAATCTTGGATTTCCAATAGATAAAGAATTTTATGTTCCGGAAGAAACAAAAGAATTATTTGAGAGCAGAAAAAAAACATTAATTACTGAATTCAACACATGGAAGAAAGAATTTGAATTGTGGAGTAAAGAGAATCCGGATAAAGCGGAACTTTATGAAAAATATATGAGCGGCTGGCTGCCTGATAATTTATATGATGAATTATTAACCGCTGCGGGTAAAGAAGCAAACGCAACTCGAACTCTTTCAAGTAAAGTTATTCAGAAGATTGCCGAATTGGTACCAAACTTTATTGGCGGTTCTGCAGATTTATCGCCTTCTACAAATACTTATATGAAAGCGTTCTCGGCAATCGATACCGGAAAATTTGAAGGAAGAAATTTTCATTTCGGAATTCGTGAGCATGCAATGGGCTCTATTGTTACTGGAATTATTCTTTATGGTGGATTTAAAGCATTTGGTTCAACATTCCTTGTCTTTTCCGATTACATGCGTCCTTCAATTAGACTTGCATCATTGATGAAGATACCTGCAATTTATGTTTTTACACATGATAGTATTTTTGTTGGTGAAGATGGTCCGACTCATGAACCAATTGAACATCTAGCGGTTTTAAGAGCAATTCCAAATGTTACTGTCATACGTCCGGCTGATAGTTTTGAAACTGCTTCTGCATGGACTTATGCTCTTCAACATAAAGATGGTCCGATAGCATTGATACTAACCCGGCAAAAAATTGGTGTTATTGAATATTATTCAGGATTTGACCCGAAGGAATCAATGAAAGGCGGTTACATTATTTCGAAAGAAAAAGGAAAAACAATTGATCTAATTATTGCTGCGAGCGGTTCGGAAGTTCCGGTTGCAATTGCTGCTCAAAAAATATTGGAAGAAAAATTATCTGTACGCGTGATTTCAATTCCTTCAAAAGAAATCTTTGAAAGACAAAGTGAAGAATATAGAAATGGTGTCGTTCCTTTAAATGTTCCTGTTGCAGTTGTTGAGGCGGCTTCAATGACTGGATGGGGAGATCTATTCCGAAGCAAGTTCTTGCCGATTGGAATGAATGGATTCGGCGCTTCAGCGCCTTATGAAATTCTTGCTGAAAAATTCGGATTCACCGGTGTACAAGTAGCAGATAAAATTAAAGCCTGGTTATAAAAAATATTCCTATTGATTCAAAATTCTCGAGTACGTCCCGGTTTTTTATCGGGACGTATGCTTGAGTCTAACTCTCTAAAAATCAAAAATTTATTTAGCTCTCAAATATTGCTTAGGCCATTCAACATCAACATTTAATTGTTTTGCAGCGTGGAGCGGCCAATAAGGATCTCTTAATAATTCTCGCGCAAGAAAAACGGCGTCGGCTTTGCCTGATGCAATAATTTGTTCCGCCTGTTCTGCCTGAGTAATGAATCCTACTCCGCTAGTAAAAATTTTTGCTTCATTACGTATCTTTTCAGCGAAAGGAATTTGGTAATTAGGTCCTGCGGGTATGACTGCTTTTTTAATATTACCGCCGCTCGAACAATCGATCAAATCGGCTCCTGCTTCTTTTAATTTTTTTGCAAGTTGAACAGATTGATCAAGATCCCAGCCGCCTTCAACCCAATCTGTTGAAGAGATTCTTATAAACAACGGCAAATGTGTTGGAATAACCTCTCTTACTGCTTTAGTAATTTCAATTGAAAGTCTGGTTCTGTTCTCAAAAGATCCGCCGTATTCATCGGTTCGATTATTTGATAGGGGAGATAAAAATTCGTGAACAAGATAGCCGTGAGCCATATGAATTTCGATTATTTGAAAACCAGCTCTTATACTTCTTTCAGCTCCATTTTTAAATTGCATAATGATCTTCTGAATTTCATCTTTGCCCAATTTTTTCGGTTTAGGATAATCATCTGCATAAGGAATCTCACTAGGTCCTAAAGTTTGCCACCCGCCGTTCTTTTTTGTCACTTCTCCATTTCCATTCCATGGCGAATATGTTGAAGCTTTTCTTCCTGCATGTGCAATTTGAATTCCGGGCACTGAATTCTGTTCTTTTATGAAATCAGTAATTTTCTTAAATCCTTCAACATGTTTTTCGCTCCATATGCCAGAATCTTCCGGTGAAATTCTTCCCTCCGGTGAAACAGCAGTTGCTTCAACAACAACAAGCGCGGCACCGCCAACCGCACGGCTTCCAAGATGAACAAAGTGCCAGTCATTCGGAGTCCCATCTTCACTTGAGTACTGACACATTGGAGAGACGAAAATTCGATTCTTAAATTCAATCTCCCGGATCTTTAACGGAGAAAAAAGTTTGCTCATAATGTTATTCCGAATGTATAGTTTGTTTCTAAAATAAATTTACTTTTAAATTATGAGTACAGTTTAGCAAATTCTTCTTGAAATAAACGGCAAATAGGTCCCGGTTTTCCATCGCTTACGAGTGATCCGTTTATCTCAATAACCGGCGTTAATTCGGTTGTAGTTCCGAGAAGGATGATTTCATTAAAGTCTTTTAATTCTGAAGTTGATACTGTTCTCTCTTCAATTTCAATTCCTAATTGGCTGCATAAAGAGAGTACAACTTTGCGCGTTATACCGGCAAGAATAAAATTGTTTAACCGCGGTGTAATAAATAAATCTCCTTTTATAAAACAGACATTCGTGTGAGTCCCTTCGGTAATAATTCCGTTCCTATGAAAAATTATTTCCGAAAGTCCATTTTTAATAGCACGATTAGATGAAAGAAAATTTGGGATTAGAGAAGTAGATTTGATATCACACCGCATCCATCGTATGTCTTCTTCCACGCCGGCTCTAACACCATTTACCATATCATTCGTCTTAGCCGGATATTTTTCTACAGAAATAAAAAATGTAACCGACAGATTTTCATTAAAAGAATGTCTGCGCGGATATTGACTTCCGCGAGTTACTTGCAGATATGCAATTGATAGTTCATCGGTAAGATTATTGGCAGAAATAAGTT is a genomic window containing:
- a CDS encoding NADH:flavin oxidoreductase/NADH oxidase, which codes for MSKLFSPLKIREIEFKNRIFVSPMCQYSSEDGTPNDWHFVHLGSRAVGGAALVVVEATAVSPEGRISPEDSGIWSEKHVEGFKKITDFIKEQNSVPGIQIAHAGRKASTYSPWNGNGEVTKKNGGWQTLGPSEIPYADDYPKPKKLGKDEIQKIIMQFKNGAERSIRAGFQIIEIHMAHGYLVHEFLSPLSNNRTDEYGGSFENRTRLSIEITKAVREVIPTHLPLFIRISSTDWVEGGWDLDQSVQLAKKLKEAGADLIDCSSGGNIKKAVIPAGPNYQIPFAEKIRNEAKIFTSGVGFITQAEQAEQIIASGKADAVFLARELLRDPYWPLHAAKQLNVDVEWPKQYLRAK
- a CDS encoding thiolase family protein, producing MKKVVITHAKRTPVGAFNGALSSLSAPQLGSIVIKSLLDESKIAPEIINEVIMGNVITAGLGQAPARQAALYASLPEKVECLTINKMCGSGLKAIMLAHQSIMCGDADIIIAGGMESMSNAPYLLQNARNGYRLGNSTILDSILVDGLTDVYNNIHMGNCAESCAKDFNFTREQLDEFAVLSYQRAISAQKEGRFVDEIVGVKIKSKGGEVVVSNDEEPGKVNFEKISTLRPAFDKNGVVTAANSSKLNDGAAAVLIMSEEKSKELGYKPLVEIIAQSSAAKAPIQFTTAPADAINKVLSKAKLKLTDIDLFEINEAFAVVSLAVSKLLGLTTENVNVNGGAIALGHPIGASGARIMTTLLYEMKRRNSKYGLASLCIGGGEASAVIVKRYE
- a CDS encoding PAS domain-containing sensor histidine kinase; the protein is MKKISPLLESSNISPKKILYISLTITSLIIFVFGYFIWSSNIDFQKFVNVDQNLNNLTGKIFYLDEVLTMSARLAAASGDLKWEKRYREFEPQLDSAIKVLKSLAPNAFITEGAGRTDSANVRLVEMENESFKMVSEGSLSKAAGILSSEEYNREKNIYHEGLEKVINNLRERTETSIDNNRIRYQWALVFIIISLITLIFVWLGSMGVMKRYLTQSKRIEKALKENEQTYRTIFESSADGMFLMTDVFRDCNNAVCKLFKCKKEDIIGHSPASFSPDIQPDGKNSFYSASEKIEAALNGFPQRFYWQHKTKDNTLFDAEVSLNAVIIRGENLIQAVVRDISERKKSEKIQEVLFEISEAAYSASDMYSLYKKIHAVVGTLMSSKNFYIALYDEKTGMIEFPYSIDEFDPPRPTRKFGTGLTEYVLRTGQAALLNQQKDLELRKKGEVGLSGSPAAIWLGVPLKIGGKSIGVITVQDYENEKAYGEEEMQLLIFVSEQIAQVIERKRNSYAIKKYTDELKQLNQTKDKFFSIIAHDLKNPFITILGFSDLLQSDYDELSDDERKFYIHEMKKSAEISYHLLQNLLHWSRAQTGRIELNPQKLELIKIINENFLLLIKTAEKKQIKLLQEVPDDLFILADVDMMNSIMRNLLTNAIKFSHKGGTIKVNAGVEENFVEITVTDNGIGMNPATIDNLFKLDCTQSTSGTENELGTGLGLILCKEFVERNGGKIRVTSEVGKGSKFIFTLPLI
- a CDS encoding PAS domain S-box protein is translated as MSNEKLFEDETKSKLELIKELKTLQSEMKLIEANLFKNGNKIELAENEKRYRTLFENAPVGIVMLDQNDRVLQINKTFETIFQYSLDEIHGHYINDFIIPDSKVEEAKTLSFNTLQKIGANKETIRKRKDGSFVPVQVLGVPIEINDTLIGIYGMYVDITERKQTEERLLKLNRIYEVTSNINTTIVHTSDQKSLFDEVCRIAVDDGKFIMAMIGLIDEESKNIINVAHNGFTGDYVKNMNINLKDKKYRDCPTNIAVETKEYCVCNNIETDVRMKLWSALALKNGYQSFCTIPLIVFEKVYGVIYLFSEQKYFFDEEEMRLLEEMAMDVSYCIENIYNEKKRKKAEEQILLAKDKAEEANRLKNSFLARMSHEFRTPLNVILGSCNIINETYYKSATVETRTIFDTIDEECLRLLTTMTEIFDISSIESGNFKIDLKPISLNMAVKLSCQNLKIMADKKKLNVVMEFPDPEIIVKGDEYCLHGVVFNLLHNAIKFSNKGTIKITVRYDNQNGFCSISDEGLGMSENYQKHLFEMFSQEDVGYSRPFEGTGLGLALTKKYIELMFGDLEIDSKKNVGTTVEFKIPLFK
- a CDS encoding aminotransferase class IV, encoding MLVYLNGKFLQLEEASISPFDRGFQFSDGVYEVIRYYPKKFFKMEAHLDRLKYSLNEMEISIPPLDNLEDVLHELISANNLTDELSIAYLQVTRGSQYPRRHSFNENLSVTFFISVEKYPAKTNDMVNGVRAGVEEDIRWMRCDIKSTSLIPNFLSSNRAIKNGLSEIIFHRNGIITEGTHTNVCFIKGDLFITPRLNNFILAGITRKVVLSLCSQLGIEIEERTVSTSELKDFNEIILLGTTTELTPVIEINGSLVSDGKPGPICRLFQEEFAKLYS
- the pdxB gene encoding 4-phosphoerythronate dehydrogenase PdxB yields the protein MVADNKIPFLKGVLEPYANVIYLPPKEITNENIKDADALLIRTRTICDSKLLDGTDVKFIGTATIGYDHIDTAYCGSKNIRWINAPGCNSSSVMQYIASALLTLTEKEKYNLHEMTIGIVGVGNVGSKVARLSKALGMNVFLNDPPREREEGNGKFVSLDELIIQSNIITFHTPLIKEGLDKTYHIADDLFFGKLNEKKILFNTSRGEVVDSSALKSAIKNKIIVNSVIDVWEHEPNIDLDLLNLVDIATPHIAGYSADGKANGTATCVREISSFFNLGISKEWYPSSMPLPSNPNELTIDCQGKTNQEIIKEVILSTYEISKDDDTFRKSTDTFEKQRGEYPVRREFPFYRIKLLNSTQDLNMTLTDLGFNLVT
- the tkt gene encoding transketolase, which produces MQTNITKLAANTIRILAAEGVQKANSGHPGMPMGMADVAVILYSEFLKHNPDEPKWANRDRFVLSAGHGSMLLYSLLYISGYAVTLDDLKSFRQWGSRTPGHPEYGHLPGVETTTGPLGQGLANGIGMAIAAKMTSARFNDDKNQLLGNHYVYGIVSDGDLMEGISHEAASIAGHLGLGNIIYFYDDNSITIEGKTNLTFTDDTSKRFEAYGWQTIETSAYDHEGIRNAIKIAQDEKGKPTLIITKSHIGFGSPHKVDTPEVHGSPLGKDELIETKKNLGFPIDKEFYVPEETKELFESRKKTLITEFNTWKKEFELWSKENPDKAELYEKYMSGWLPDNLYDELLTAAGKEANATRTLSSKVIQKIAELVPNFIGGSADLSPSTNTYMKAFSAIDTGKFEGRNFHFGIREHAMGSIVTGIILYGGFKAFGSTFLVFSDYMRPSIRLASLMKIPAIYVFTHDSIFVGEDGPTHEPIEHLAVLRAIPNVTVIRPADSFETASAWTYALQHKDGPIALILTRQKIGVIEYYSGFDPKESMKGGYIISKEKGKTIDLIIAASGSEVPVAIAAQKILEEKLSVRVISIPSKEIFERQSEEYRNGVVPLNVPVAVVEAASMTGWGDLFRSKFLPIGMNGFGASAPYEILAEKFGFTGVQVADKIKAWL